Proteins co-encoded in one Mycobacterium mantenii genomic window:
- the purE gene encoding 5-(carboxyamino)imidazole ribonucleotide mutase has translation MGDAQQARVGVIMGSDSDWSVMQDAAAALAEFDVPAEVRVVSAHRTPQAMFDYARDAAGRGLEVIIAGAGGAAHLPGMVASATPLPVIGVPVPLARLDGLDSLLSIVQMPAGVPVATVSIGGARNAGLLAVRILGSSDPALRARLVEFQEELARSVRAKDEALQQRQGKVTGE, from the coding sequence ATGGGTGATGCTCAGCAGGCGCGCGTCGGGGTGATCATGGGCAGCGACAGCGACTGGTCGGTTATGCAGGACGCCGCGGCGGCGCTGGCCGAGTTCGACGTGCCGGCCGAGGTCCGGGTTGTCTCCGCGCACCGCACCCCGCAGGCGATGTTCGACTATGCCCGCGACGCGGCCGGGCGCGGCCTCGAGGTGATCATCGCCGGCGCCGGGGGAGCCGCGCACCTGCCCGGAATGGTCGCGTCCGCGACGCCGCTGCCGGTGATCGGCGTGCCGGTGCCGCTGGCACGTCTCGACGGCCTGGACTCGTTGCTGTCGATCGTGCAGATGCCCGCGGGTGTCCCGGTGGCCACCGTCTCCATCGGCGGGGCCCGCAACGCCGGCCTGCTCGCCGTGCGCATCCTGGGGTCGTCGGACCCGGCGCTGCGTGCGCGACTCGTCGAGTTCCAAGAAGAGCTGGCGCGCAGCGTGCGGGCCAAGGATGAGGCGCTGCAGCAGCGTCAGGGTAAAGTTACCGGCGAGTAG
- a CDS encoding 5-(carboxyamino)imidazole ribonucleotide synthase has protein sequence MMAVPSTRPPGAAPLETPPAATRAGPRVVPVVAMVGGGQLARMTHQAAIALGQTLRVLATAADEPAALVAPDVVIGSHTDLEALRRVAAGADVLTFDHEHVPNELLEKLVAEGVNVAPPPQALVHAQDKLVMRRRLEALGVPVPRYAEIRSVDELDAFARRIVGPVVVKAVRGGYDGRGVRMARDPSHASEIAAAFLADGVPVMAEEQVNLRRELSALVARSPFGQGAAWPVVETVQRDGICVQVIAPAPELPGERAAEAQRLALRLAAELGVVGVLAVELFETVDGALLVNELAMRPHNSGHWTMDGSRTSQFEQHVRAVLDYPLGDTDALAPVTVMANVLGAPEVPRMSVDERLHHLFARMPDARVHLYGKEERPGRKVGHINFVGPGPADQENVTKLRERAELAAHWLSHGQWTDGWDPHG, from the coding sequence ATGATGGCCGTGCCGAGTACACGCCCGCCGGGCGCCGCCCCCCTCGAGACGCCCCCCGCTGCCACCCGGGCCGGCCCCCGCGTCGTCCCCGTCGTCGCGATGGTCGGCGGCGGTCAGCTCGCCCGGATGACCCACCAGGCGGCGATCGCGCTGGGCCAGACGCTGCGGGTGCTGGCCACCGCCGCCGACGAGCCGGCCGCGCTGGTCGCGCCCGACGTGGTGATCGGCTCACACACCGACCTCGAGGCCCTGCGCCGGGTCGCGGCGGGCGCCGACGTGCTGACCTTCGACCACGAGCACGTGCCGAACGAACTGCTGGAGAAGCTGGTCGCCGAGGGCGTCAACGTGGCGCCGCCGCCGCAGGCGCTGGTGCACGCGCAGGACAAGCTCGTCATGCGGCGGCGGCTCGAGGCCCTCGGCGTCCCGGTGCCCCGCTACGCCGAGATCCGGAGCGTCGACGAACTCGACGCCTTCGCGCGGCGCATCGTTGGCCCCGTGGTCGTGAAGGCGGTGCGCGGTGGTTACGACGGGCGCGGGGTGCGGATGGCGCGCGACCCGTCGCACGCGAGTGAGATCGCGGCCGCGTTCCTGGCCGACGGCGTGCCGGTGATGGCCGAGGAGCAGGTGAATCTGCGCCGGGAGTTGTCGGCGTTGGTGGCGCGGTCACCGTTCGGTCAGGGCGCGGCGTGGCCGGTCGTCGAGACGGTGCAACGGGACGGGATCTGCGTGCAGGTGATCGCGCCCGCCCCGGAGTTGCCCGGCGAACGGGCCGCCGAAGCGCAGCGGCTGGCGTTGCGGTTAGCGGCCGAACTCGGCGTGGTCGGGGTGCTCGCGGTCGAGCTGTTCGAAACGGTCGACGGTGCGCTGCTGGTCAACGAGCTGGCGATGCGGCCGCACAACTCCGGGCACTGGACCATGGACGGGTCGCGCACCAGTCAGTTCGAACAGCATGTGCGTGCCGTGCTGGACTATCCACTCGGCGATACCGACGCCCTCGCGCCGGTCACCGTGATGGCGAACGTGCTGGGCGCTCCCGAAGTCCCGCGGATGAGCGTGGACGAGCGGCTGCATCATTTGTTCGCGCGGATGCCCGACGCCCGGGTCCACCTCTACGGCAAAGAAGAACGCCCCGGCCGCAAGGTCGGGCACATCAACTTCGTCGGCCCCGGGCCGGCGGATCAGGAAAACGTGACGAAGCTGCGGGAACGCGCCGAGCTGGCGGCACACTGGTTGTCACACGGGCAGTGGACGGACGGATGGGATCCGCATGGGTGA
- a CDS encoding GtrA family protein — protein sequence MSFAEATITRLPRVMQPYLLRHHELIKFAIVGGTTFVIDSAIFYTLKLTILEPKPVTAKVIAGIVAVIASYVLNREWSFRNRGGRERHHEALLFFAFSGVGVLLSMAPLWFSSYVLQLREPTVSLAVENVADFISAYIIGNLLQMAFRFWAFRRWVFPDQFARDPEKALESALTAGGIAEIFEDEIEGGNVTLLRAWRNRAGRLGQLGDSSEPRVSKTS from the coding sequence GTGTCCTTCGCCGAAGCCACGATCACGCGTCTACCTAGGGTTATGCAGCCCTATTTGCTACGCCACCACGAACTGATCAAATTCGCCATCGTCGGCGGAACCACATTCGTCATCGACTCGGCGATTTTCTACACGCTGAAGCTGACAATTCTGGAACCCAAACCGGTGACCGCGAAGGTGATCGCCGGCATTGTGGCAGTCATCGCCTCCTACGTGCTGAACCGGGAATGGAGCTTCCGTAATCGCGGTGGGCGCGAGCGCCACCACGAGGCGCTGCTGTTCTTCGCGTTCAGCGGCGTGGGGGTGCTGCTCTCCATGGCACCCCTGTGGTTCTCCAGCTACGTGTTGCAGCTGCGCGAGCCGACGGTGTCGCTGGCGGTGGAAAACGTCGCCGACTTCATCTCGGCCTACATCATCGGCAACTTGCTGCAGATGGCATTCCGGTTCTGGGCGTTCCGGCGCTGGGTGTTCCCCGACCAGTTCGCCCGGGACCCCGAGAAGGCCCTGGAATCCGCGCTTACCGCCGGTGGCATCGCCGAAATCTTCGAGGACGAGATCGAGGGCGGCAACGTCACTCTGCTGCGCGCCTGGCGCAACCGGGCCGGCCGGCTGGGTCAGCTGGGCGATTCCTCCGAACCCAGGGTGTCGAAGACTTCGTGA
- a CDS encoding PH domain-containing protein — MGYPDNVLAAGEHVIVHRHPHWKRLIWPVLVFILVTGLAAFGSGYLNSTHWEQLAKNIIYGVIWGIWLVIVGWLTLWPFLSWLTTHFVVTNRRVMFRHGVATRTGIDIPLARINSVEFRDRIIERMFRTGTLIIESASQDPLEFSDIPRLREVHALLYHEVFDTLGSEESPS; from the coding sequence ATGGGCTACCCGGATAACGTTCTGGCCGCCGGCGAACACGTCATCGTGCACCGCCACCCGCACTGGAAGCGGCTGATCTGGCCGGTGTTGGTGTTCATTCTGGTGACCGGCCTGGCCGCGTTCGGCTCGGGATATCTCAATTCGACGCACTGGGAGCAGCTCGCCAAGAACATCATCTACGGCGTCATCTGGGGCATCTGGCTGGTGATCGTCGGCTGGCTGACGCTGTGGCCGTTCCTGAGCTGGCTGACCACCCACTTCGTGGTGACCAACCGGCGGGTGATGTTTCGGCACGGGGTGGCCACTCGCACCGGCATCGACATCCCGCTGGCCCGGATCAACAGCGTGGAATTCCGCGACCGGATCATCGAGCGCATGTTCCGCACCGGGACGCTGATCATCGAATCGGCGTCACAAGATCCGTTGGAGTTCTCCGACATTCCGCGGCTGCGCGAGGTGCACGCGCTGCTATATCACGAAGTCTTCGACACCCTGGGTTCGGAGGAATCGCCCAGCTGA
- a CDS encoding biotin--[acetyl-CoA-carboxylase] ligase, giving the protein MTERDQPRAPLDESALRAELIGTGLGWRKLDVVEQTGSTNADLLARAAAGDDVAGAVLIAEHQTAGRGRHGRGWSATPRAQITMSFGVSVVDVPTTGWGWLPLATGVAVVDTVTPLLAATGARAGLKWPNDVLAGPPDSPGKLAGILAGVAKPVVVIGLGLNVFQAPDGIEDATSLVDLGVAMPDRTRLVSDLLRELGRRIVAWRAARGADWALAADYRARSLTIGTRVRAHLPGGKQVDGTASGIDDQGRLCLESGGQGVVVSAGDVVHLR; this is encoded by the coding sequence GTGACAGAACGAGATCAGCCCCGGGCACCGTTGGATGAGAGCGCGCTGCGCGCCGAGTTGATCGGGACCGGGCTGGGCTGGCGCAAGCTCGACGTCGTCGAGCAGACCGGCTCCACCAACGCCGACCTGCTGGCGCGCGCGGCGGCGGGCGACGACGTCGCCGGTGCGGTGCTGATCGCCGAACACCAGACCGCGGGGCGCGGGCGGCACGGCCGCGGCTGGTCGGCCACGCCGCGCGCGCAGATCACCATGTCGTTCGGGGTCAGCGTCGTCGACGTGCCGACCACCGGATGGGGCTGGCTGCCGCTGGCCACCGGGGTGGCGGTCGTCGACACCGTGACGCCGCTGCTGGCGGCGACGGGGGCGCGGGCTGGTCTCAAATGGCCCAACGACGTGCTGGCGGGTCCGCCGGACTCGCCGGGCAAGCTGGCCGGAATCCTCGCCGGGGTGGCGAAGCCGGTGGTGGTGATCGGATTGGGGCTCAACGTGTTTCAGGCTCCCGACGGCATCGAGGATGCGACTTCGCTGGTCGACCTCGGGGTGGCAATGCCGGACCGCACCCGGCTGGTGTCCGACCTGCTGCGCGAGCTGGGCCGGCGGATCGTGGCCTGGCGCGCCGCGCGCGGCGCCGACTGGGCGCTGGCCGCCGACTACCGGGCACGCAGCCTGACCATCGGCACCCGGGTGCGCGCGCACCTGCCCGGCGGCAAACAGGTCGACGGGACCGCGAGCGGCATCGATGACCAGGGCAGGCTGTGTCTGGAAAGTGGCGGGCAGGGCGTCGTCGTCTCGGCCGGCGACGTGGTGCATTTGCGCTAG
- a CDS encoding FAD-binding protein, with amino-acid sequence MDARPLGTADWVAECDVLVAGSGGGGVTGAYTAAREGLDVVLVEATSKLGGTTAYSGGGGVWFPCNPVLVRAGTDDTIEDALTYYRAVVGDRTPRELQETFVRGGAGLIEYLEADPNLKFVPLPWPDYYGTAPKARLDGQRHIAAKPLAVAAAPEYREAIRGPLDTDRLGAEPPSDYYVGGRALIARFLKAIGQYPAALLRRDTALVEVVVSDGRVTGAVVETDGERRAIRARRGVLLAAGGFEANEELRRRYGVPGTSRDTMGGPGSRGLALQAGIAAGADTDLLDQAWWSPGMTHPDGRSAFALWFTGGIFVNHDGNRFVNESRAYDRAGREIIAQLQDGSITLPYWMIYDDKEGEVPPVKAANVTIVETEKYVAAGLWHTANTLEELAAKIGVPGPALAATVARFNEFAAAGVDQDFGRGDEAFDRAFSGGASPLVPIDRPPYHAAAFGISDLGTKGGLRTDTAARVLDANGNPIPGLYAAGNTMAAPSGTAYPGGGNPIGTSMLFSHLAVLDMRDRRP; translated from the coding sequence ATGGACGCCCGCCCGTTGGGAACCGCGGACTGGGTGGCCGAATGCGACGTGCTGGTTGCGGGGTCGGGCGGCGGCGGTGTGACCGGTGCGTACACCGCGGCGCGCGAAGGTCTCGACGTCGTGCTGGTCGAGGCGACGTCCAAACTCGGTGGCACCACCGCTTACTCGGGCGGGGGCGGCGTCTGGTTCCCGTGCAATCCCGTGCTGGTTCGCGCCGGCACAGACGACACCATCGAGGACGCGCTCACCTACTACCGCGCCGTGGTGGGCGATCGCACCCCCCGCGAACTGCAGGAGACGTTTGTGCGCGGCGGCGCCGGGCTGATCGAGTACCTGGAGGCCGACCCCAACCTGAAGTTCGTGCCGTTGCCCTGGCCCGACTACTACGGCACGGCGCCGAAGGCGCGCCTGGACGGTCAGCGCCACATCGCGGCCAAGCCGCTGGCGGTGGCCGCCGCCCCCGAATACCGCGAGGCGATCCGCGGGCCGCTGGACACCGACCGGCTCGGCGCCGAACCCCCGTCCGACTACTACGTCGGGGGGCGCGCGCTGATCGCGCGGTTCCTCAAGGCCATCGGGCAGTACCCGGCGGCGTTGCTGCGGCGTGACACCGCCCTGGTCGAGGTGGTGGTTTCGGACGGCCGGGTGACGGGAGCGGTCGTCGAGACCGACGGCGAGCGCCGTGCCATCCGCGCCCGGCGCGGGGTGCTGCTGGCCGCCGGGGGCTTCGAAGCCAACGAGGAGCTGCGGCGGCGCTACGGCGTGCCGGGAACGTCGCGGGACACCATGGGCGGCCCGGGAAGTCGTGGCCTGGCGCTGCAGGCCGGCATCGCCGCGGGCGCCGACACCGACCTACTGGACCAGGCGTGGTGGTCGCCGGGCATGACCCACCCCGACGGCCGCTCGGCGTTCGCGCTGTGGTTCACCGGCGGCATCTTCGTCAACCACGACGGCAACCGGTTCGTCAACGAGTCCCGGGCCTACGACCGGGCCGGCCGCGAGATCATCGCGCAGCTGCAGGACGGGTCGATCACGTTGCCGTACTGGATGATCTACGACGACAAGGAGGGCGAGGTGCCGCCGGTGAAGGCGGCCAACGTCACCATCGTCGAGACCGAGAAGTACGTCGCCGCAGGCCTCTGGCACACCGCGAACACCCTCGAGGAACTCGCCGCCAAGATCGGCGTGCCGGGGCCTGCGCTGGCCGCAACCGTGGCCCGGTTCAACGAATTCGCCGCCGCCGGGGTCGACCAAGACTTCGGCCGGGGCGACGAGGCGTTCGACCGCGCGTTCTCGGGGGGCGCCTCGCCGCTGGTGCCCATCGACCGCCCGCCGTATCACGCGGCGGCGTTCGGCATCTCGGATCTGGGCACTAAGGGCGGTCTGCGCACCGACACCGCGGCGCGGGTGCTCGACGCGAACGGCAATCCGATCCCCGGCCTCTACGCCGCCGGCAACACCATGGCCGCGCCCAGCGGCACCGCGTATCCCGGCGGCGGCAACCCGATCGGAACCAGCATGCTGTTCAGCCATTTGGCGGTTCTGGACATGCGCGACCGTCGGCCCTGA
- a CDS encoding acyl-CoA carboxylase subunit beta translates to MTSVTDHTAEPAAEHTIDIHTTAGKLAELHKRREESLHPVGEEAVEKVHAKGKLTARERILALLDEDSFVELDALARHRSKNFGLENNRPLGDGVITGYGTIDGRDVCIFSQDATVFGGSLGEVYGEKIVKIQELAIKTGRPLIGINDGAGARIQEGVVSLGLYSKIFRNNILASGVIPQISLIMGAAAGGHVYSPALTDFVVMVDQTSQMFITGPDVIKTVTGEDVTMEELGGAHTHMAKSGTLHYVASGEQDAFDWVRDLLSYLPPNNATDAPRYAEPHPPGAIEDHLTEEDLELDTLIPDSPNQPYDMHEVITRILDDDEFLEVQGGYAQNIVVGFGRIEGRPVGIVANQPTQFAGCLDINASEKAARFVRTCDCFNIPIIMLVDVPGFLPGTGQEYNGIIRRGAKLLFAYGEATVPKITVITRKAYGGAYCVMGSKDMGCDVNLAWPSAQIAVMGASGAVGFVYRKQLSEAARNGEDVDALRLQLQQEYEDTLVNPYVAAERGYVDAVIPPSHTRGYIGTALRLLERKISHLPPKKHGNIPL, encoded by the coding sequence ATGACGAGCGTTACCGACCACACTGCGGAACCCGCCGCCGAGCACACCATCGACATCCACACCACCGCGGGCAAGCTGGCCGAGCTGCACAAGCGCAGGGAAGAGTCGCTGCACCCGGTGGGCGAAGAGGCCGTCGAGAAGGTGCACGCCAAGGGCAAGCTGACCGCCCGCGAGCGCATCCTCGCCCTGCTCGACGAGGACTCGTTCGTGGAGCTCGACGCGCTGGCCCGGCACCGCAGCAAGAACTTCGGCCTGGAGAACAACCGCCCGCTGGGTGACGGCGTGATCACCGGCTACGGCACCATCGACGGCCGCGACGTGTGCATCTTCAGCCAGGACGCCACGGTGTTCGGCGGCAGCCTCGGCGAGGTCTACGGCGAGAAGATCGTCAAGATCCAGGAGCTGGCGATCAAGACCGGCCGCCCGCTGATCGGCATCAACGACGGCGCCGGCGCGCGGATCCAGGAGGGCGTCGTCTCGCTGGGCCTGTACAGCAAGATCTTCCGGAACAACATCCTGGCCTCCGGCGTCATCCCGCAGATCTCGCTGATCATGGGCGCCGCCGCCGGCGGGCACGTGTACTCCCCCGCCCTGACCGACTTCGTGGTCATGGTCGACCAGACCAGCCAGATGTTCATCACCGGACCCGACGTCATCAAGACCGTCACCGGTGAGGACGTCACCATGGAGGAGCTGGGCGGCGCCCACACCCACATGGCCAAGTCGGGCACCCTGCACTATGTCGCCTCCGGCGAGCAGGACGCCTTCGACTGGGTGCGCGACCTGCTGAGCTACCTGCCGCCCAACAACGCCACCGACGCGCCGCGCTACGCCGAGCCGCATCCGCCGGGCGCCATCGAGGACCACCTCACCGAGGAGGACCTCGAGCTGGACACGCTGATCCCGGACTCGCCCAACCAGCCGTACGACATGCACGAGGTGATCACCCGCATCCTCGACGACGACGAGTTCCTGGAGGTCCAGGGCGGTTACGCGCAGAACATCGTCGTCGGATTCGGTCGCATCGAAGGCCGGCCGGTCGGGATCGTGGCCAACCAGCCGACCCAGTTCGCCGGCTGCCTGGACATCAACGCCTCGGAGAAGGCGGCCCGGTTCGTGCGGACCTGCGACTGCTTCAACATCCCGATCATCATGCTGGTGGACGTCCCGGGCTTCCTGCCGGGCACCGGCCAGGAGTACAACGGCATCATTCGCCGCGGCGCCAAGCTGCTGTTCGCCTACGGCGAGGCCACCGTCCCGAAGATCACCGTCATCACCCGCAAGGCCTACGGCGGCGCCTACTGCGTCATGGGCTCCAAGGACATGGGCTGCGACGTCAACCTGGCGTGGCCGTCGGCGCAGATCGCCGTGATGGGCGCCTCCGGCGCCGTCGGGTTCGTCTACCGCAAACAACTGAGCGAGGCCGCCCGCAACGGCGAGGACGTCGACGCGCTGCGGCTGCAACTGCAGCAGGAGTACGAGGACACGCTGGTCAACCCGTACGTCGCCGCCGAGCGCGGCTACGTCGACGCGGTGATCCCGCCCTCGCACACCCGCGGTTACATCGGCACGGCGCTGCGCCTGCTGGAACGCAAGATCTCCCACCTGCCCCCCAAGAAGCACGGGAACATTCCGCTATGA
- a CDS encoding acyl-CoA carboxylase subunit epsilon, translating into MSQTTDDTATGDASQPQPHEPHIQILRGQPTVEEVAALVAVLGCAGGAPEPEQPEHTRWGLPVDRLRFAMTNYQRLTFQQMTHMRH; encoded by the coding sequence ATGAGCCAGACGACCGACGACACCGCGACCGGCGACGCGTCCCAGCCGCAGCCGCACGAGCCGCACATCCAGATCCTCAGGGGCCAACCCACCGTCGAGGAGGTGGCCGCGCTGGTCGCGGTGCTGGGCTGCGCCGGCGGTGCGCCGGAGCCCGAGCAGCCCGAGCACACCCGCTGGGGCCTTCCGGTCGACCGGCTGCGTTTCGCGATGACCAACTATCAGCGGCTCACGTTCCAGCAAATGACTCACATGAGGCATTGA
- a CDS encoding Maf family protein — protein sequence MTRLVLASASSGRLKVLRQAGVDPLVVVSGVDEDAVAAALGPDAPPDDVVCALARAKAEQVAGELDSGVAADCLVVGCDSMLCVDDRLCGKPGSADAAVSQWRLMGGRSGELHTGHCLLRLRDGAITHREVESLCTTVHFATPSDADLRAYVAHGEPWHVAGGFTLDGLGGWFVDRIDGDPSNVIGVSLPLLRSLLGRVGLSVSALWDAN from the coding sequence TTGACCCGCCTGGTGCTGGCGTCGGCCTCCTCCGGCCGGCTCAAGGTGCTACGCCAGGCCGGCGTCGATCCGCTGGTCGTGGTGTCCGGCGTCGACGAGGATGCCGTCGCCGCCGCGCTCGGTCCGGATGCGCCGCCCGACGACGTGGTGTGCGCCCTGGCCCGGGCCAAGGCCGAACAGGTGGCCGGCGAGCTGGACAGCGGCGTCGCGGCCGATTGCCTTGTCGTTGGCTGCGATTCGATGCTCTGCGTCGACGACCGGCTGTGCGGGAAGCCCGGCTCGGCCGATGCCGCGGTGAGCCAGTGGCGCCTGATGGGTGGCCGCTCCGGCGAGCTGCACACCGGGCACTGCCTGCTGCGGCTGCGCGACGGCGCCATCACCCACCGCGAAGTCGAATCACTATGCACGACAGTTCATTTTGCCACCCCGTCGGACGCGGACCTGCGGGCTTATGTCGCCCACGGCGAACCGTGGCACGTGGCCGGCGGCTTCACCCTGGACGGCCTGGGCGGCTGGTTCGTCGACCGCATCGACGGCGACCCGTCGAACGTGATCGGTGTCAGCTTGCCGCTGCTGCGGTCGCTGCTGGGGCGGGTCGGGCTGTCGGTATCCGCACTGTGGGACGCCAACTAG
- a CDS encoding sulfurtransferase, with protein sequence MALPPDPSPTLSAYAHPERLVTADWLSAHQGTPGLAIVESDEDVLLYDVGHIPGAVKVDWHTDLNDPRVRDYIDGAQFAELMDRKGIARDDTVVIYGDKSNWWAAYALWVFTLFGHPDVRLLNGGRDLWLAERRETTLDVPTKTSSGYPVVTRNDEPIRAFKDDVLGILGSQPLIDVRSPDEYTGKRTHMPDYPEEGVLRGGHIPTARSIPWAKAVDESGRFRSREELEELYGFIEPDDKTVVYCRIGERSSHTWFVLTHLLGKPGVRNYDGSWTEWGNTVRTPIVAGEEPGAVPV encoded by the coding sequence GTGGCATTACCACCCGATCCAAGCCCGACATTGTCGGCTTACGCCCACCCCGAGCGACTGGTCACCGCCGACTGGCTGTCCGCCCACCAAGGCACCCCCGGTCTGGCGATCGTCGAATCCGACGAGGACGTTCTGCTCTACGACGTCGGTCACATCCCCGGCGCGGTGAAGGTCGACTGGCACACCGACCTCAACGACCCCCGGGTCCGCGATTACATCGACGGGGCGCAGTTCGCGGAGTTGATGGACCGCAAGGGCATCGCCCGCGACGACACCGTCGTGATCTACGGCGACAAGAGCAACTGGTGGGCGGCGTACGCGCTGTGGGTGTTCACGCTGTTCGGCCACCCCGACGTGCGGCTGCTCAACGGCGGCCGTGACCTGTGGCTGGCCGAGCGCCGGGAGACCACGCTGGACGTCCCCACCAAGACGTCCAGCGGCTACCCCGTCGTCACCCGCAACGACGAACCCATCCGCGCCTTCAAGGACGACGTGCTGGGCATCCTCGGCAGCCAGCCGCTGATCGACGTGCGCTCGCCGGACGAGTACACCGGCAAGCGCACGCACATGCCCGACTACCCCGAGGAAGGCGTGCTGCGCGGCGGCCACATCCCCACCGCGCGGTCGATCCCGTGGGCCAAGGCGGTCGACGAGAGCGGCCGGTTCCGCAGCCGCGAGGAGCTCGAGGAGCTCTACGGCTTCATCGAGCCGGACGACAAGACCGTCGTGTACTGCCGGATCGGCGAGCGGTCCAGCCACACCTGGTTCGTGCTGACGCATCTGCTCGGCAAGCCCGGGGTGCGCAACTACGACGGATCGTGGACGGAGTGGGGCAACACCGTGCGCACGCCGATCGTGGCGGGTGAAGAACCGGGCGCCGTTCCGGTCTGA
- a CDS encoding SufE family protein: MTLPAPLAEVVSDFAEVEGQDKLALLLEFANELPALPPDLQEAAMEPVPECQTPLFLHVDASDPDRVRLHFSAPAESPTTRGFASILAAGLDEQPAADILAVPEDFYTDLGLAALISPLRLRGLSAMLARIKRRLRATAE; the protein is encoded by the coding sequence ATGACTCTGCCCGCTCCCCTGGCCGAGGTGGTGTCCGACTTCGCCGAAGTCGAGGGCCAGGACAAACTGGCCCTGCTGCTGGAATTCGCCAACGAGCTTCCGGCCCTGCCGCCCGACCTCCAAGAGGCGGCCATGGAACCGGTGCCCGAATGCCAGACCCCGCTGTTCCTGCATGTCGACGCCAGCGACCCCGACCGGGTGCGGCTGCACTTCAGCGCACCCGCCGAATCGCCGACCACGCGGGGGTTCGCGTCGATCCTCGCCGCCGGCCTCGACGAACAGCCCGCCGCCGACATCTTGGCGGTGCCCGAGGATTTCTACACCGACCTCGGGCTGGCCGCGCTGATCAGCCCGCTGCGGTTGCGCGGCTTGTCGGCGATGCTCGCCCGGATCAAACGGCGGCTGCGAGCTACCGCCGAGTAA